DNA sequence from the Streptomyces sp. CA-210063 genome:
CTCGGTCGCGTCGCGGAACGCGGCCAACGCGGCCCGGCGGCGGCTCAGTTCCGCGATGTCCGCGTCCATCCGTGCCAGGTGCGCGGTCATCGTGCGCAGCACTTCCGGGCAGGGCTCGATGCCCGGCCCCTCGCCGTCGGCACACGGCAGCATCTCGCGGATGGATTCGGTGGTCAGCCCGGCCGCCAGCATGCCCCGGATGCGGGCGACGACGTACGGGGCGTCAGGTGCGTACACGCGGTATCCGCTGCTGTCGCGGTCGGGGCGGAGCAGGCCCTGCTCGTCGTAGTACCGCAGCAGCCGGGCCGCGACTCCGGTCCGCCGTGACAGCTCGCCTATCAGCACTGATTCTCCTCACCACGCCCGGGACCCGACTCACCAGCCCGGGACTTGACTCACCAGCCCGGGACTTGACCTTCACACCGGTGTGATGGGTCAACGTACGAGGCATGCGCGATTCATTCCCCTCCCTCGCCACCACCGTCACGGGCACCGGCCCGGGGCTGCTGCTGGCCCATGGCGCCACCGGCAGCACCGAAGGCAACTTCGGGCCGGTGCTGCCCGCCCTCGCCGCCGCCCACACCGTCGTCGCCCCGGACTACCCCGGTTCGGGTGCGACGCCGGTCGCCGAAGCCCCGCTGGACCTGGACGAACTCGCGGACTCGGTCGTCGATTCCGCCGTGCGGCGCGGCGTCGGGCGGTTCGCGGTGCTCGGCTTCTCGCTCGGCACGCTGGTGGCGGTGCGCGCCGCCGTACGCCATCCCGAGCGGGTGACCGCGCTCGTGCTGACCGCCGGGTTCGCCCGGCCCGACGACCATCTGCTGGGCCTCCTTCCCGGTTGGCGGGCCGAGGAGCCCCCCGCCCTCCGCCCGCATCTCGATCTGGTCCCTTCCCTCGACATCACCGGTGACCTGGTCGAGGTCGCCGTACCGACGCTGGTCGTCGCGACGACCGCCGACAGCCTGGTCCCGCCCAGCGGCTCCCGCGCGCTGGCCGACGGGATCCGGGGCGCGCGGTACACGGAGATCGACAGCGACCACGTGGTCATGGTCGAGCGTCCGGAGGAGTGGCTGAAGCCGGTCCTCGGTTTTCTCCACTCCCTCGCGCTTTCGGACGGGAAGGGCGGTGGGTGGGAATGAAACCGCGGGTCGTCCCCCTTCACCTGGCCGGCGGTGCCAAGGTCGCCGGGGTCGGGCCGTCGGGGCGGACCGTGAAGCCGTGGACCGCCTTCGTGGGCGTGGACCGGAAGGCCACGGTGTGGGCCGGCAGGAGGTGTTCGAGCAGCACGGTCGATTCGCGGAGCGCGAACTGCAGGCCGAGGCAGGCGCGGGGGCCAATACCGAAGGGGAAGTAGGCGCCCGGGTGGGTGGGGCGGCCGTCCGGCGTGGTGAAGCGCCGGGGGTCGAAGTGCTCCGGGCCCGGCCACAGTTCG
Encoded proteins:
- a CDS encoding alpha/beta fold hydrolase gives rise to the protein MRDSFPSLATTVTGTGPGLLLAHGATGSTEGNFGPVLPALAAAHTVVAPDYPGSGATPVAEAPLDLDELADSVVDSAVRRGVGRFAVLGFSLGTLVAVRAAVRHPERVTALVLTAGFARPDDHLLGLLPGWRAEEPPALRPHLDLVPSLDITGDLVEVAVPTLVVATTADSLVPPSGSRALADGIRGARYTEIDSDHVVMVERPEEWLKPVLGFLHSLALSDGKGGGWE
- a CDS encoding MerR family transcriptional regulator; amino-acid sequence: MLIGELSRRTGVAARLLRYYDEQGLLRPDRDSSGYRVYAPDAPYVVARIRGMLAAGLTTESIREMLPCADGEGPGIEPCPEVLRTMTAHLARMDADIAELSRRRAALAAFRDATEARQERADAR